The following are encoded in a window of Castanea sativa cultivar Marrone di Chiusa Pesio chromosome 5, ASM4071231v1 genomic DNA:
- the LOC142636505 gene encoding peroxisomal membrane protein PMP22 encodes MAKKGLLNQYLLQLQHHPLRTKAITAGVLSGISDLVSQKLTGIQKIQLRRLVLKVLFGVLYLGPFGHYLYIVLDKIFKGKRDSKTVAKKVVLEQLTASPWNNLLFMVYYGLVIEGRPWMHVKTKIKKDYPSVQLTAWTFWPVVGWVNHQYMPLQFRVIFHSFIAFGWGIYLNLRARSMALTKAK; translated from the exons CTTGTTGCAGCTTCAGCATCATCCACTGAGAACCAAG GCAATTACAGCAGGGGTGTTGTCCGGGATCAGTGACTTGGTTTCTCAGAAGCTCACTGGGATACAGAAGATTCAACTGAGAAGGCTTGTTCTCAAAGTG CTTTTTGGAGTCTTATATCTTGGACCTTTTGGGCATTACCTGTATATTGTACTGGACAAAATTTTCAAGGGCAAGAGGGACTCAAAAACAGTAGCCAAGAAG GTGGTGCTGGAACAGTTGACAGCTTCACCTTGGAACAACTTGCTCTTTATGGTTTACTATGGGTTGGTTATTGAGG GAAGACCCTGGATGCATGTGAAAACTAAAATTAAGAAGGATTATCCATCAGTGCAGCTTACAGCTTGGACG TTCTGGCCAGTTGTTGGGTGGGTGAATCACCAGTACATGCCGTTGCAGTTTCGCGTCATTTTCCATAGCTTCATTGCATTTGGCTG ggGAATATATCTGAATCTACGAGCAAGATCCATGGCATTGACAAAGGCGAAATGA
- the LOC142633432 gene encoding putative F-box protein At4g22030, giving the protein MSILQTPIFLYSTGPFSSFSCRRSIKATANAPKTQMSPLFIPTIFSRGLAEDLEKDHNSVINLNTCKRQSTNPPEALVIAKFYAIMEAVADRVEMHKNIGAQRDNWNHLLLTSVNSITMTAATMAGLAAIGGTGAPLVALKVSSILLYLAATGMLVVMNKIQPSQLGEEQRNAARLFKQLYREMQTTMSLYKLTNIDVINEAMEKVLALDKAYPLPLLGAMIEKFPKAVEPTVWWPPKRQRRLERLGEEIDGNGWDGKLEEEMREIVGVLKRKDVAESLRLSQKALKVNKILAISGPLLTGLATLGSSFLGTTHGAWAVMLAVISGALASVVNTLEHGGQVGMVFEMYRSNAGFFRLMQEIIESNISLREVERRENGELFKMKVALQLGRSLSELKHLAALSSTRKGEEAIEEFASKLF; this is encoded by the coding sequence ATGTCAATCCTTCAAACTCCAATATTCTTGTACTCAACGGGTCCATTTTCATCATTTAGTTGTAGAAGAAGTATTAAAGCCACAGCCAATGCACCCAAAACCCAGATGAGTCCTCTCTTTATACCAACAATCTTTAGTAGAGGTTTGGCTGAGGATCTGGAGAAGGATCACAACTCTGTGATCAATCTCAATACTTGTAAAAGGCAGAGCACAAATCCTCCGGAAGCATTGGTGATTGCTAAGTTTTATGCAATCATGGAGGCTGTTGCTGATAGAGTGGAGATGCATAAGAATATTGGAGCACAACGTGACAACTGGAACCACCTGTTGCTAACATCTGTTAATTCAATAACTATGACTGCTGCAACCATGGCTGGACTAGCAGCAATTGGAGGCACTGGTGCACCTCTTGTGGCACTAAAGGTATCTTCTATTTTGCTATATTTAGCAGCCACTGGCATGTTGGTGGTGATGAACAAGATACAGCCTTCACAACTAGGTGAAGAACAGCGCAACGCCGCTAGATTATTTAAGCAGCTTtatagagagatgcaaacaacTATGTCTCTCTACAAGTTGACTAATATAGATGTGATCAATGAAGCAATGGAGAAAGTTTTGGCATTAGATAAGGCATACCCACTTCCTTTACTAGGTGCGATGATTGAGAAATTTCCAAAAGCTGTGGAACCTACAGTGTGGTGGCCTCCAAAAAGACAAAGAAGATTAGAGAGACTTGGTGAAGAAATAGATGGGAATGGCTGGGATGGAAAGTTGGAAGAGGAAATGAGAGAGATTGTCGGGGTTTTGAAGAGGAAGGATGTGGCTGAGTCCTTGAGGTTGAGTCAAAAAGCCTTGAAAGTTAACAAGATCTTAGCAATTTCTGGCCCCTTATTGACTGGCCTTGCAACTTTAGGGTCTAGTTTTTTGGGCACTACTCATGGGGCATGGGCTGTGATGCTTGCAGTCATTTCTGGAGCTTTGGCAAGCGTGGTAAACACATTGGAGCATGGAGGACAAGTTGGGATGGTGTTTGAGATGTATAGGAGCAATGCTGGTTTCTTTAGGCTCATGCAAGAGATTATAGAATCAAATATAAGTTTGAGAGAAgttgagagaagagagaacGGGGAACTATTTAAGATGAAGGTGGCACTACAGCTTGGCAGGAGTCTTTCAGAACTCAAGCATCTTGCTGCATTATCTTCTACAAGAAAAGGGGAGGAGGCCATTGAAGAGTTTGCAAGCAAGCTATTCTGA